Genomic segment of Trichoderma breve strain T069 chromosome 7 map unlocalized scaffold00007, whole genome shotgun sequence:
GGAGCACAATCTCGAGGATTTCACTCCTTATCCCAGCGATGATATAGGCCGCTCGCAGAAACGTAACTGGATGATTCTTTCCCTCCATGTTCCATCCATCCTGGTCCAGCCGGTGAGGCCGAACTTTGAGGTTTAGCAAAGACTCGTCACTCACATCGAGAGGCAACGGCGTCGAGCAAAGCTTGCTACTGACTAATGGAGGCCGGCCTGTCAAAGTAGAAACCACCATATCGATGTTGAAGACGGAACAGAAGAGTCTTCGCTTGACCTGAACAGCTACTGACTCCTCGGGTACCGAGTTGTTCGGCTGAGCTGTGTGAAGGCCAAGAAAGGTGGCCAGGGCGACGGCCTCTGCATGCTGCCGCCAAAAGCCCGCACCTGGGTAGGACTTGTTAGGCAAAAGAAGACAGGGAATAGACTGAGAACTTCTAGGACGAATACGAAATACGAGGACACTTACCTGTATCACCGGTGATGAGTGATTCAGTGAGACCATGCATGTGTAAGAGATACACCATCATCGTGTTGTTGCAGCTCGTCAGGCGGCAAAGGTCAACGCTTCTCGAGGCACCATTCCTGTAAACTTGCATGAGGTTCTTACGATTGTGATGTCCAAGCCACTTGCGTTGCTCAACGGTGCCGTTCTCTATGAGAGAGGCAGatccaaaacaccaaaacgTGAACAAGATACCCAGCCCTTCCCACCGGAAATTGGCACCGGAGAAGGCCTCAAACCACTGGTCTGGATCCGGAAAGTCTTCTTTAAGGGGCTTGGAGCTGTTCTGGAACAGCAGCAGTGCAAGTTGCGACATTGCTTCATTACTTCTTTCGCCGTCGAGGAAGTGGCCCAGTGATGTCCACAGAGATGCGTGAAGACGATCCAGAGCAAGACGGCACCAGGCATCGTTGGGATTCACATTCCGCCTGAGCAGAAACTGTGCTGCCTCTTTAGTTGGGATGGTCCGGAGCACCGTAAAGGCAAGTTCGAAGGCGGCTGCGTCCGGAGCCATCTTGGTCGACGTCACATTGTTTTCGTTTTTACCAGCTAGGCCATCATGGTTTGGATTAGGACCAGCTACATAGTCGAGGTGTTTCTGCGTCTCGCGAAAGAATTCCGGGAAGCTCGATGCGCCAAGATACCCGACATTTTCAtccggcggcgaggagagATCTTCCAATGTTGACGGGCTTAATGTAGTTGGGTTTGGTCCCGTCGGCTCTCGAGGCTGCCGCTCATCGAGCATCTCTGCCGATTGGCTTCTACTACCACCTGAGGGCAAAGCCGGCGTTACGAGCTGCCCCTGGATAAGATATCGACAGCTCTGGGGGGTGCTCTTGCGGATACACCGCGAGCAAATGGGAAGCCGGTGGTCACACGCGACCTTGCGCCGACGGCAGGGCTCGCAGGCCTGTGGACGGCCATTGCGTCTCCGGGGGATTTCAGAGGGTACGGCGAAATTGGGAGATGCACTGTTCATTGTGAATAGTGATATATGGGTCCGGCCACAGCCGCTGTTGCAGCTGTATCACCTCTTGAATATGTGAAGACGGAGAGCCGAATGCCTAACGATGCGAGGAGTGTGCTGAAGATTTGCGgctctcggcctcggcgttCGGCTTGGATTCGGCGTTCGGCTCCATGGTTGGCATTTGTCTTTTAGCTTGACCAGGACGTGGCTGACATGTCTGGTGGACTTTTGGAAGAGACCTGAGAGTCGTGAGGTCAAGGACGTAATTCTACATGGCAAaattggcgatgatggccgTGGTTGATGATATATGTGCTCTGAATCGACGGCGGTATCTCTGGAGCTTCGATCCATATTAATGGGTGGATATGATATTCTCACGCCCTTCACTCCCTTCACTAGTGGGAGCACTGACACATCGTTACCACCCACACCCTTGTTTGATGAACTATAACCGAATGTCAAGATGTACGAGGTTGGACTGACATCAAATAGCAAACAGTCTCTATTCGCTAGGATACCTTGTCCAGCAGAGATAGAGCATAGGCGTGGCTGTGGGAGCAAGCTTCGCTCCCGCCAGATGCCTCATCATGCTACAAGTAGAGGCTAGCTAATACAAGCCACACATATGTTAGACGTACCCGCGAGAGTGAGTCTAGAtgaaagaataaaagaaTATAACTTTGTAAGTCTAGTAGTGTAACAACAGTTCCGATTAGTTGTATTCTATCCCCACGTTCCTCTTAAGGCTATGTAAGTGGATATCTGCAGCCATGTCCGGCCCATTGCGCCGTCCCGTGCTCCGGAGTCCGGGGCGCATAATGAGACCCGGAGCGCCGATACGGACGGCATCAACCCTTTGGTTACCTCTTCCGAGTATGAAAGGAAGACAGGAAGACGCGTTGAGGGAAAATGACGTATCGATGGCCTTCTTTAAGATATGCGTATTTATACCGAAATGTTTCCATACTCTACTATACCATTTGACTATACTTACTTGTCTTTGTCGCCAATATTCAGACTCTACTGCTGCACGCTCTTTTATCAACTCCCTTTACAAAAATCACAATGGCTCATTCGGCACTGCCCTCTGACAAGGTCCTGGGAATGCCGCCCTTCATGGCCGATTTCCTCATGGGAGGTGTCTCTGCCGCCGTCTCCAAGACCGCTGCCGCTCCCATCGAGCGAgtcaagctcctcatccAGAACCAAGATGAAATGATCAAAGCCGGCCGCCTGGACCGCAGATATAACGGCATAGGCGAATGCTTCAAGCGCACAATAGCTGACGAGGGTTTTGTTAGCTTATGGCGCGGTAACACGGCGAATGTGATTCGGTATTTTCCCACGCAAGCTCTCAACTTTGCCTTTCGCGACAAGTTCAAGAAGATGTTTGGCTATAAGAAAGATCGCGACGGCTACGCCATGTGGATGGTGGGAAATTTGGCTTCGGGAGGCGCTGCCGGAGCGACTGGTCAGCTTTTTGTCTATTCTCTTGATTACACACGAACTCGGTTGGCCAACGACGCAAAGAAAGGAGGGCAGCGCCAGTTTAATGGATTCATCGATGTATATCGGAAAACATTAGCATCGGACGGCATTGTCGGCCTTTACCGCGGCTTCTTTCCTTCTGTCTTTGGCGCTGTTGTTTATCGAGGTCTTTACTTTGGCATGTACGACTCCTTCAAGCCACTTGTTCTCATTAGGGCTCTTGAAAACAATTTCTTGGCTTCATTTTGTCTGGGATACTTTGTCACCACAGCGGCGGGCATCGCTGCCTATCCGCTAGACACCATCCGCCGGcgcatgatgatgacttcgGGAGAGGCAGTCAAGTATAAAAGCTCGTTTGATGCAGCTAAGCAGATTATTGCGAAGAATGGAGTGCGAGCTCTCTTTAATGGCGCTGGAGCAAACATTCTTCGAGGTGTTGCTGGGGCTGGCGCCTTGTCAATCTATGATCAGCTTCAGGTTATTCTATTTGGCAAGACGTTCAAGGGTGAATGAGGAATTAGTGTtgccttgtttctttgttcactgaatgtctttttttttttttttggtagAATTTAACGCGATAGTAGAAGAGAGCACTTGTGAGaagcatacatgtatgtagcTCGTAGAAGTGCATACGCACAAGTAGTATAAGAAgaataaattaaactaaaatatAGAGATATTAAGTGCTAAATAAGACCGTGATACTGGAGTGATGTGTGTTTCTCAAGACCTTCACCATGCAATTTACATAGCCAATAATATAGGCTCATAAGGAAACAGTTGATCGATCAACTTCTCATCAGTCCGTCGTAGTTGGGAAGCGTCCACTTCACATTCTCCTTCAGAATCCAGTTTCCAACAACATTCAGCCTCAAGAAAGCAGCTATTCCCAGAAGCAGGTTGACGAGCGCAATAGTAAACGGCGACTCGGGCATCTTATTCCAAAAGATGGTGTCGTCGCCCACTCCGTGCGTTACCTGGTCGATGAATGGCCGGAACTTGTCATCATAGCTCTTGAACGCCATGTCAAGACCATCGGTAGGCTTGCCCCCCTCCTTTGCCTTTCCGCAGTGACGGCTAATCTCTCCAGCGAGGACATAAGCCCCTACTAGACCGGAAGTTGTTCCCATGCCGGTGAGTGGTGAAGGACAGTATGCGGCATCACCACAAAGGGCGACATTGCCGTTGAACCAAGAATCGAGCTTGACAAGACCCAGGCGCTCGCAATAGAAGTTCTCCGATTCGAACATGTCTCGAATGATATCTTTCGAATGCCATCCAGCGTCGGTGAAAATTTCCGCTAGGGCTTTCTTCTGTTCTTCCACGCCGTCTCGGTGGGCCTTCTTCATTCGATCAGAGGTCGTGTTGCAGGGGAGGTATATCTGGATCTCCTCTGCATTGTG
This window contains:
- a CDS encoding fungal specific transcription factor domain-containing protein, with product MNSASPNFAVPSEIPRRRNGRPQACEPCRRRKVACDHRLPICSRCIRKSTPQSCRYLIQGQLVTPALPSGGSRSQSAEMLDERQPREPTGPNPTTLSPSTLEDLSSPPDENVGYLGASSFPEFFRETQKHLDYVAGPNPNHDGLAGKNENNVTSTKMAPDAAAFELAFTVLRTIPTKEAAQFLLRRNVNPNDAWCRLALDRLHASLWTSLGHFLDGERSNEAMSQLALLLFQNSSKPLKEDFPDPDQWFEAFSGANFRWEGLGILFTFWCFGSASLIENGTVEQRKWLGHHNRKNLMQVYRNGASRSVDLCRLTSCNNTMMVYLLHMHGLTESLITGDTGAGFWRQHAEAVALATFLGLHTAQPNNSVPEESVAVQVKRRLFCSVFNIDMVVSTLTGRPPLVSSKLCSTPLPLDVSDESLLNLKVRPHRLDQDGWNMEGKNHPVTFLRAAYIIAGIRSEILEIVLQAPHVRTQHDFDSLRKREMDVFARFPTGLQFNNDDFSNPSVDAPTLYIRLLTRLEHLSNLFFIERLSYRGNSLYSPQMLEISLEMISLTLSFWTQQNRLEGLQGDYEWLVMLHAAPAAGILCMELLKQPSATEPPTVPKITKPMIIKQLSLLIGFLEWIGPGAPGAHLCNSIKTVVERVMEQALNPTIPRPVTQQEFDMTWDTSLPEDMNDFNFGLLDTFDWLRLPPNTI
- a CDS encoding mitochondrial carrier protein domain-containing protein, translated to MAHSALPSDKVLGMPPFMADFLMGGVSAAVSKTAAAPIERVKLLIQNQDEMIKAGRLDRRYNGIGECFKRTIADEGFVSLWRGNTANVIRYFPTQALNFAFRDKFKKMFGYKKDRDGYAMWMVGNLASGGAAGATAAGIAAYPLDTIRRRMMMTSGEAVKYKSSFDAAKQIIAKNGVRALFNGAGANILRGVAGAGALSIYDQLQVILFGKTFKGE